In Synechococcus sp. MU1643, a single window of DNA contains:
- a CDS encoding lipopolysaccharide assembly protein LapA domain-containing protein has translation MRQINFGLIFSFGLITVFFTLANTNPTTVHVLPGVEYTLPLAGLLLLAAGMGAVSAWFFAAWTGMLNNVEQFSKANEYEAQQVRIQELETDLNRYRSTVETQLGLLPATTVSASSAESDDSDEAEVTDASSAA, from the coding sequence ATGCGTCAGATCAACTTCGGCCTGATCTTTAGCTTCGGCCTGATCACGGTGTTCTTCACCCTGGCGAACACCAATCCCACGACGGTTCACGTGTTACCCGGGGTCGAGTACACCCTGCCCTTGGCGGGTCTTCTGCTGCTGGCAGCGGGAATGGGAGCCGTCTCAGCCTGGTTCTTCGCCGCCTGGACCGGCATGCTCAACAACGTTGAACAATTCAGCAAGGCGAACGAATACGAAGCACAGCAGGTGCGCATCCAGGAACTGGAGACCGACCTCAACCGCTATCGCTCCACCGTTGAAACCCAGCTGGGTCTCCTCCCCGCGACCACCGTCAGCGCGAGCAGCGCTGAGAGCGACGACAGCGATGAAGCAGAGGTCACCGATGCCAGCAGTGCGGCTTAA
- the nuoK gene encoding NADH-quinone oxidoreductase subunit NuoK: MSDFLATLPSLQAYLLVAAMLFCIGVWGLINSRNAVRVLMSIELMLNAVNINLMAFSSFVDGDLIRGQVFAVFVITVAAAEAAVGLAILLSLYRNRVTVDMEQFNLLRW, translated from the coding sequence ATGAGCGATTTTCTTGCCACGCTTCCATCCCTGCAGGCCTACCTCTTGGTGGCCGCCATGCTCTTTTGCATCGGTGTTTGGGGCCTGATAAACAGTCGTAATGCGGTGCGGGTGCTGATGAGCATTGAGCTGATGCTTAATGCCGTGAACATCAACCTGATGGCCTTCTCCTCCTTCGTGGATGGTGATTTGATTCGCGGCCAAGTGTTCGCTGTCTTCGTGATCACGGTGGCTGCCGCTGAGGCAGCCGTTGGTCTGGCGATTCTGCTGTCGCTTTATCGCAATCGCGTTACCGTCGACATGGAGCAGTTCAACCTGCTGCGCTGGTAA
- a CDS encoding NAD(+) kinase: MRLDRVWVIYRADSQPAQREARQCAKELKAIGTQVVTAMSGPRVNPFPGLLAVEESLPDLALVLGGDGTVLGAARHLAVHDIPILSINVGGHLGFLTHDRRVLRGDQIWQRLQDDQFAIERRMMLQAMVDRRSADDRAASPGLLQQPDLEDDEEHHWAFNDFYLRAYRDEISPTCTLELEIDGEVIDQVRGDGLILSTPTGSTGYALAAGGPILHPGIDAIIVAPICPMSLSSRTLVVPPRARLAIWPLGAGDHRIKLWKDGVGCTVLEPGECCVVQQARHHALMVLLNQSPSYYRTLSHKLHWAGSLHAAQPSQN; the protein is encoded by the coding sequence ATGCGTCTCGATCGGGTCTGGGTGATCTATCGGGCCGACAGTCAGCCTGCCCAGCGTGAAGCCCGGCAATGTGCCAAAGAACTGAAAGCTATCGGAACCCAAGTGGTCACTGCGATGTCGGGACCACGGGTGAATCCTTTTCCAGGCTTACTGGCTGTTGAGGAGTCGTTGCCCGACCTAGCGCTGGTGCTGGGGGGGGATGGCACGGTGCTGGGAGCTGCTCGCCACCTGGCGGTGCATGACATCCCGATCCTCAGCATCAATGTGGGAGGCCATCTGGGCTTTCTTACCCACGACCGCCGTGTGTTGCGTGGCGATCAGATCTGGCAACGCCTTCAGGACGATCAGTTCGCGATCGAACGGCGCATGATGCTTCAGGCGATGGTGGATCGCCGCTCTGCAGACGACCGTGCCGCCTCCCCCGGTCTGCTGCAACAGCCGGATCTGGAAGACGATGAAGAGCACCACTGGGCCTTCAACGACTTCTACCTCCGGGCCTACCGCGATGAGATTTCGCCCACCTGCACCCTGGAGCTCGAGATCGATGGGGAAGTGATCGACCAGGTGCGTGGTGACGGTCTGATTCTCTCCACCCCCACGGGGTCCACCGGGTACGCCCTTGCAGCAGGGGGGCCCATTCTTCATCCTGGCATCGATGCCATCATCGTTGCCCCGATCTGTCCCATGAGCCTCTCCAGCCGAACGCTGGTGGTGCCGCCCCGGGCCAGGTTGGCCATCTGGCCGCTGGGGGCTGGGGATCACCGCATCAAGCTGTGGAAGGACGGTGTGGGCTGCACGGTGTTGGAACCAGGAGAGTGCTGTGTCGTTCAGCAGGCGCGCCACCATGCCTTGATGGTGTTGCTTAATCAAAGCCCGTCGTATTACCGCACCCTGTCCCACAAGCTGCACTGGGCGGGAAGCCTGCATGCGGCGCAGCCCTCGCAAAATTGA
- the ndhI gene encoding NAD(P)H-quinone oxidoreductase subunit I encodes MFGFLKQVGDYTRDAVDAARNLAQGFSVTFDHMQRRPVTVQYPYEKLIPSERYRGRIHYEFDKCIACEVCVRVCPINLPVVDWVMNKATKKKELRNYSIDFGVCIFCGNCVEYCPTNCLSMTEEYELAAFDRHSLNYDNVALGRLPTSVTTDPSVVPLRELAYLPAGEMDPHGVAADRPRAGQLPSQMLETLTPPAKPAAKNEGQSSSEAKEGDA; translated from the coding sequence ATGTTCGGCTTCCTCAAACAGGTCGGTGACTACACCCGGGATGCAGTCGATGCAGCTCGGAATCTGGCCCAAGGCTTTTCGGTCACGTTTGACCACATGCAGCGCCGTCCGGTCACGGTGCAGTACCCCTACGAGAAGCTCATTCCTTCCGAACGTTATAGGGGCCGGATTCACTACGAATTCGACAAGTGCATCGCATGTGAGGTGTGCGTCAGGGTGTGCCCGATCAACCTTCCGGTTGTCGATTGGGTGATGAACAAAGCCACGAAGAAGAAGGAGCTGCGCAACTACTCCATCGACTTCGGTGTCTGCATTTTCTGCGGCAACTGTGTCGAGTACTGCCCCACCAATTGCCTCTCGATGACGGAGGAGTACGAGCTGGCCGCTTTTGACCGCCACAGCCTCAACTACGACAACGTTGCCCTCGGACGTCTTCCCACCAGCGTCACCACCGATCCCTCGGTAGTTCCCCTGCGGGAACTCGCCTATCTGCCGGCGGGCGAGATGGATCCCCACGGTGTTGCTGCCGATCGCCCCCGTGCGGGCCAGCTGCCGTCACAGATGTTGGAGACCCTCACCCCTCCCGCCAAGCCCGCTGCCAAGAATGAGGGACAATCCTCCAGTGAGGCCAAGGAGGGCGACGCATGA
- a CDS encoding CYTH domain-containing protein, which yields MAFEIERRFLVRSDAWRSSAGPAQPLRQGYLAASAEGVTVRMRLRGSDQAWLTLKAAADAVGLVRHEFEYPIPVADAEALWDLAPHRLDKVRYALDCPGGDWVVDCFQAENAPLVLAEVELASAQEDLLIPSWCGEEITGESRWSNAVLAQHPVQSWPEEQRRRCGLS from the coding sequence ATGGCCTTCGAGATTGAACGCCGCTTTCTGGTGCGGTCGGATGCCTGGCGCAGCAGTGCTGGCCCAGCACAGCCGCTGCGTCAGGGCTATCTGGCCGCCAGTGCCGAAGGTGTGACAGTGCGGATGCGCCTGCGTGGTTCGGATCAGGCCTGGCTCACCCTCAAGGCTGCTGCTGATGCCGTTGGCCTGGTGCGCCATGAGTTCGAGTATCCGATCCCTGTGGCGGATGCCGAAGCCCTCTGGGATCTGGCGCCCCACCGCCTGGACAAAGTCCGCTACGCCTTGGATTGCCCTGGTGGTGACTGGGTGGTGGATTGTTTCCAGGCTGAGAACGCTCCCTTGGTGCTGGCCGAGGTGGAGCTGGCATCGGCCCAGGAGGATCTACTGATTCCGTCCTGGTGTGGAGAGGAGATCACCGGAGAGTCCCGCTGGAGCAATGCGGTGCTGGCCCAGCATCCGGTCCAGTCCTGGCCCGAGGAGCAGCGTCGCCGTTGTGGCTTGTCCTAA
- a CDS encoding NDP-sugar synthase has protein sequence MKAMILAAGKGTRVQPITHVIPKPMIPILQKPVMEFLLELLKEHGFTEVMVNVSHLAEEIENYFRDGQRFGVEIAYSFEGRIEDGELIGSALGSAGGLKKIQDFQHFFDDTFVVLCGDALIDLDLSEAVRKHREKGAIASLVTKRVPKDQVSSYGVVVTDEQNRISSFQEKPSVDEALSDTINTGIYIFEPEIFEHIPSGQSFDIGSDLFPKLAELGAPFYAIPMDFEWVDIGKVPDYWQAIRSVLMGDVRQVGIPGKEVRPGVYTGLNVAANWDKINVSGPVYVGGMTKIEDGATIVGPTMIGPSCHICEGATVDNSIIFDYSRIGPGVQLLEKLVFGRYCVGKDGDHFDLQEASLDWLITDARRQDLVEPSPQQKAMAELLGTDLTQAAS, from the coding sequence ATGAAGGCGATGATTCTGGCGGCTGGTAAGGGGACGCGGGTCCAACCGATCACCCATGTGATCCCCAAGCCGATGATTCCGATCCTGCAGAAGCCGGTGATGGAATTTCTGCTGGAACTGCTCAAGGAGCACGGTTTCACCGAAGTGATGGTGAACGTCTCCCACCTTGCCGAAGAAATTGAAAATTACTTCCGGGATGGCCAGCGTTTCGGGGTTGAAATTGCTTACAGCTTTGAAGGACGGATTGAAGACGGTGAACTGATCGGTAGTGCCCTGGGGTCCGCTGGCGGGCTCAAAAAAATCCAGGATTTCCAGCATTTCTTTGACGACACCTTCGTGGTGCTCTGCGGAGATGCGCTGATCGACCTTGATCTCAGCGAAGCGGTACGCAAGCACCGAGAAAAGGGCGCGATCGCCAGCCTCGTTACCAAACGGGTCCCCAAGGATCAGGTGAGCAGCTACGGCGTTGTGGTCACCGATGAGCAGAACAGAATTTCAAGCTTCCAGGAAAAGCCCAGCGTCGACGAAGCCCTCAGCGACACGATCAACACCGGCATCTACATCTTCGAGCCGGAGATCTTTGAGCACATCCCTTCGGGGCAGTCCTTCGACATCGGCTCGGATCTGTTCCCGAAACTGGCCGAGCTCGGTGCACCCTTCTATGCCATCCCGATGGATTTCGAATGGGTGGATATCGGCAAGGTTCCCGACTACTGGCAAGCCATCCGCAGCGTGTTGATGGGTGACGTTCGTCAGGTGGGCATCCCTGGCAAGGAGGTGCGTCCCGGGGTTTACACCGGTCTGAATGTGGCCGCCAACTGGGACAAGATCAACGTCAGCGGCCCCGTCTATGTGGGCGGCATGACCAAGATCGAAGACGGCGCAACGATCGTTGGACCCACCATGATCGGCCCGAGCTGCCACATCTGTGAGGGTGCCACGGTCGATAACTCGATCATTTTCGACTATTCGCGCATCGGCCCGGGCGTGCAGCTGCTGGAGAAACTGGTGTTCGGGCGCTATTGCGTGGGCAAGGACGGCGATCACTTCGACCTGCAGGAAGCCTCCCTCGACTGGCTGATCACCGACGCCCGTCGTCAGGACTTGGTGGAGCCTTCGCCCCAGCAGAAAGCCATGGCGGAGCTGCTCGGAACAGACCTCACCCAGGCAGCGAGCTGA
- a CDS encoding NAD(P)H-quinone oxidoreductase subunit 4: MFEFAVAGLGEPVQATVPWLSLSILVPIVGALLVPLVPDEGDGKKVRWYALIVTLITFLITVAAYLTGYDPSLSGLQLSERVSWLPDLGLTWAVGADGLSMPLILLTSFITTLACLAAWPVSFKPRLFYFLLLAMDGGQIAVFAVQDMLLFFLAWELELIPVYLLLAIWGGKKRQYAATKFILYTAGSSLFILLAALAMGFFGGGTPSFEYTALAAKDFGTGFQLLCYAGLLIAFGVKLPIVPLHTWLPDAHGEATAPVHMLLAGILLKMGGYALLRFNCELLPAAHSQFAPLLIVLGVVNIIYAALTSFAQRNLKRKIAYSSISHMGFVLIGVGSFSALGTSGAMLQMISHGLIGASLFFLVGATYDRTHTLQLDEMGGIGQKMRIMFALWTVCALASLALPGMSGFVSELMVFAGFATDEAYTLPFRVVICGLAAVGVILTPIYLLSMLREIFFGKEKEELVSHTNLVDAEPREVYIIGCLLVPIIGIGLYPKLMTDSYRSSIEALVNRNLGAMEQVISPTAPLIRGQAPVPAVIQAPAVGAS, encoded by the coding sequence GTGTTCGAATTCGCAGTCGCCGGACTTGGCGAGCCGGTGCAGGCCACAGTGCCATGGCTGAGCCTATCGATCCTGGTGCCGATCGTGGGTGCTCTGCTGGTTCCCCTCGTTCCTGACGAAGGCGATGGCAAGAAGGTGCGCTGGTACGCCCTGATCGTGACGCTGATCACCTTCCTGATCACCGTTGCGGCGTACCTCACGGGCTATGACCCCAGCCTGAGCGGCCTGCAGCTATCCGAACGGGTGAGCTGGCTTCCCGATCTGGGGCTCACATGGGCGGTGGGTGCGGACGGGCTCTCAATGCCGCTGATTCTGCTCACCAGCTTCATCACAACCCTGGCCTGCCTGGCGGCGTGGCCGGTCAGTTTCAAGCCGCGCTTGTTTTATTTCTTGCTGCTGGCCATGGATGGCGGCCAGATCGCAGTGTTCGCCGTGCAGGACATGCTGCTGTTCTTCTTGGCCTGGGAGCTGGAACTGATCCCGGTGTATTTGCTGCTGGCCATCTGGGGCGGCAAGAAACGCCAGTACGCCGCCACCAAATTCATCCTCTACACCGCCGGCAGTTCCCTGTTCATTCTGTTGGCCGCTCTGGCCATGGGCTTCTTCGGCGGCGGCACCCCCAGTTTTGAGTACACCGCTCTTGCGGCCAAAGACTTCGGCACGGGCTTTCAACTGCTCTGCTACGCCGGGCTGCTGATCGCCTTTGGCGTGAAACTGCCGATCGTGCCCCTACACACCTGGCTGCCGGACGCCCATGGCGAAGCCACAGCACCGGTGCACATGCTCTTGGCCGGCATCCTTCTGAAGATGGGGGGCTATGCCCTGCTGCGCTTCAACTGTGAGCTGCTGCCAGCAGCCCACTCCCAGTTCGCCCCACTGCTGATCGTGCTGGGGGTGGTGAACATCATCTACGCCGCCCTCACCTCCTTCGCCCAGCGCAACCTCAAGCGCAAGATCGCCTACAGCTCGATCAGCCACATGGGCTTCGTGCTGATCGGGGTGGGCAGCTTCAGTGCCCTGGGCACCAGTGGCGCCATGCTGCAGATGATCAGCCACGGCTTGATCGGGGCCAGCCTGTTCTTCCTCGTGGGTGCCACCTACGACCGCACCCACACGCTTCAGCTGGATGAGATGGGGGGCATTGGCCAGAAGATGCGAATCATGTTCGCGCTCTGGACGGTGTGTGCCCTCGCATCCCTGGCCCTGCCAGGCATGAGCGGATTCGTCAGTGAATTAATGGTTTTCGCTGGTTTCGCGACGGATGAGGCCTACACCCTGCCTTTCCGCGTAGTGATCTGCGGGCTGGCCGCTGTGGGCGTGATTCTCACACCGATCTACCTGCTCTCGATGCTGCGGGAAATCTTCTTCGGCAAAGAGAAGGAGGAGCTGGTGTCCCACACCAACCTCGTGGATGCAGAACCGCGCGAGGTGTACATCATCGGCTGCCTACTGGTGCCGATCATCGGAATCGGGCTTTATCCCAAGCTGATGACCGACAGCTACCGCAGCTCGATTGAAGCCCTGGTGAACCGCAACCTGGGTGCCATGGAACAGGTGATCTCACCGACGGCCCCCTTGATTCGAGGCCAGGCTCCGGTTCCTGCGGTCATCCAGGCCCCTGCCGTGGGCGCTTCATAA
- a CDS encoding segregation/condensation protein A, which yields MLQVAPKDGADAGARLAIRLLQDAAERGDLDPWDVDVIAVIDGFLDQLRQRIEVPGQVAAVLTGRGGSYERDLAESSEAFLAASVLVGLKAEMLETSMLPPPPEVEDHFDADFDGQGWLDPAFDLPRRPERHLQRRPVAPPPLRRPVTLGELIEQLESIAEQLESDELEARRRKRQKRYSNREAIAQVAGLAHREKLPETTAALGVFLNGWETALDWVGFDQLVEHWEVTAAADLDCDRVGVFWALLFLSSQGRVELEQEGWLHGPLRLKFIPASGTATQLPIRSLQVPDPSPTQTVVAA from the coding sequence TTGCTCCAGGTGGCCCCCAAAGACGGCGCTGATGCTGGAGCTCGCCTTGCGATTCGGCTGCTACAAGACGCAGCGGAGCGGGGAGATCTCGATCCATGGGATGTGGATGTAATTGCCGTCATCGACGGCTTTCTGGATCAACTCCGGCAACGCATTGAAGTTCCCGGGCAGGTGGCAGCCGTCCTTACCGGACGGGGGGGCAGCTACGAGCGGGACCTTGCCGAAAGCAGCGAAGCCTTCCTCGCTGCCTCCGTGCTGGTGGGCCTCAAGGCGGAGATGCTCGAAACCAGCATGCTTCCGCCACCTCCCGAAGTCGAAGATCACTTCGACGCCGACTTCGATGGGCAAGGTTGGCTGGATCCGGCCTTTGATCTACCCCGACGGCCGGAACGGCATCTGCAGCGGCGTCCCGTGGCGCCACCGCCGTTACGTCGCCCCGTCACCCTTGGGGAGCTGATCGAACAGCTGGAATCGATTGCCGAGCAGCTGGAATCAGACGAACTCGAGGCGCGCCGCCGCAAACGGCAGAAGCGCTACAGCAACCGTGAAGCCATCGCCCAGGTAGCCGGGCTGGCCCACCGCGAAAAGCTTCCGGAAACAACTGCAGCATTGGGAGTGTTTCTCAACGGTTGGGAGACCGCCCTGGACTGGGTGGGCTTCGATCAACTGGTGGAGCATTGGGAGGTGACCGCCGCCGCGGACCTGGACTGTGACCGCGTCGGGGTGTTCTGGGCCCTGCTGTTTCTCTCCTCCCAGGGCCGGGTTGAGCTGGAGCAGGAGGGTTGGCTGCACGGTCCGCTGCGACTGAAATTCATCCCCGCGAGTGGCACTGCAACGCAACTCCCGATCCGCAGCCTTCAGGTGCCAGATCCGTCGCCGACCCAGACGGTCGTGGCAGCCTAA
- a CDS encoding NADH-quinone oxidoreductase subunit J, producing the protein MTIATTTELICFLVLSAVVVIGALGVVLLSNIVYSAFLLGGVFTAVAGLYLLLNASFVAMAQILVYVGAINVLILFAIMLVNKREDLKAIANLTTRRAVSAGVCAGLLALLVRVVVTTPWPLPGPPAVGEEATARIGEHLFTDYLLPFEVASVLLLMAMIGAIVLARRDVLATDVVTGEVADQGLIEKARTPLLMNRAE; encoded by the coding sequence ATGACCATCGCGACAACCACCGAGCTGATCTGTTTTCTGGTGCTGTCCGCCGTTGTGGTGATCGGCGCCCTGGGTGTGGTGCTGCTCAGCAACATCGTTTATTCCGCCTTCCTGCTGGGCGGGGTGTTCACAGCCGTTGCAGGGCTCTACCTGCTGCTGAACGCCAGTTTCGTGGCCATGGCCCAGATCCTCGTGTACGTGGGCGCGATCAATGTGTTGATCCTGTTCGCGATCATGCTCGTGAACAAGCGGGAAGACCTAAAGGCCATCGCCAATCTCACCACGCGCCGTGCGGTCTCCGCTGGTGTCTGCGCAGGTCTGCTGGCGTTGCTGGTTCGTGTTGTGGTCACCACACCCTGGCCGCTGCCCGGTCCTCCCGCTGTGGGTGAAGAAGCCACGGCCCGCATTGGTGAACACCTGTTCACCGATTACCTCCTGCCGTTTGAGGTGGCATCGGTACTGCTGTTGATGGCCATGATCGGCGCCATCGTGCTGGCCCGTCGTGATGTGTTGGCCACCGATGTGGTCACCGGTGAGGTGGCCGATCAAGGCCTGATTGAGAAGGCCCGTACTCCCCTGCTGATGAACCGAGCGGAATGA
- the nuoH gene encoding NADH-quinone oxidoreductase subunit NuoH, with protein MSPGLDLELSFSQALQGFGFSPEVARLLWLPLPMLLVLVAAVVGVLVSVWLERKISAAVQQRIGPEYAGALGVLQPLADGLKLLVKEDIIPSRADSLLFTLGPVLVVVPVIISWLIIPFGQNLLISNVGVGIFLWISFSSIQPIGLLMSGYASNNKYSLLGGLRAAAQSISYEIPLALAVLAIVMMSNSLSTVDIVGQQTGAGILSWNIWRQPVGFLIFWICALAECERLPFDLPEAEEELVAGYQTEYAGMKFALFYLAGYINLVLSAVLVSVLYLGGWGFPIPVEWLAGWLNQPIDAPVVQVITGAVGIVMTVLKAYLLVFVAILLRWTTPRVRIDQLLDLGWKFLLPLSLVNLLVTAALKLAFPVAFGG; from the coding sequence GTGAGTCCGGGACTGGACCTGGAATTGAGCTTTAGCCAGGCCCTGCAAGGGTTTGGCTTCTCCCCAGAGGTGGCGAGGCTGCTTTGGTTGCCGCTGCCGATGCTGCTGGTCCTGGTGGCTGCAGTGGTGGGTGTGCTGGTTTCGGTCTGGCTGGAACGCAAGATTTCCGCCGCCGTTCAGCAACGGATCGGTCCGGAATATGCCGGCGCTCTTGGTGTGCTTCAGCCCTTGGCCGACGGCCTCAAGCTGCTGGTCAAGGAAGACATCATTCCTTCGCGGGCCGACAGCCTCCTCTTCACCCTAGGCCCGGTGCTGGTGGTGGTGCCGGTGATCATTTCCTGGCTGATCATTCCCTTTGGTCAGAACCTGCTGATCAGCAACGTGGGCGTTGGGATCTTTCTTTGGATCTCCTTCAGCAGCATTCAGCCGATCGGCTTGTTGATGAGCGGCTATGCCTCTAACAACAAGTACTCGCTGCTCGGGGGACTCCGGGCCGCTGCTCAATCGATCAGCTACGAAATTCCCCTGGCTCTGGCGGTTCTTGCCATCGTGATGATGAGCAACTCGCTGAGCACCGTCGACATCGTGGGCCAGCAGACCGGTGCCGGCATTTTGAGTTGGAACATCTGGCGTCAGCCGGTGGGTTTCTTGATTTTCTGGATCTGTGCCCTGGCCGAGTGTGAGCGGCTGCCCTTCGACCTTCCCGAAGCTGAGGAAGAACTGGTCGCTGGCTACCAGACCGAGTACGCAGGCATGAAGTTCGCCCTCTTCTACCTGGCGGGTTACATCAACCTGGTGCTCTCGGCGGTCCTGGTCAGCGTTCTGTATCTCGGTGGCTGGGGCTTCCCGATCCCTGTGGAGTGGCTGGCCGGCTGGTTGAACCAGCCCATCGATGCACCTGTGGTGCAGGTGATCACAGGCGCCGTTGGCATCGTGATGACGGTGCTCAAGGCTTATCTGCTGGTTTTCGTGGCGATCCTTCTGCGCTGGACCACCCCCCGCGTCCGCATTGACCAGCTGCTCGACCTGGGCTGGAAGTTCCTGCTGCCCCTGTCCCTGGTAAATCTTCTGGTGACAGCAGCCCTCAAGCTCGCTTTCCCCGTTGCATTCGGCGGCTAG
- a CDS encoding helix-turn-helix transcriptional regulator codes for MSSHDGTDPLEISLSAREVEIIELVAEGLTNQEIADRLTISKRTVDNHVSNVFTKTGSKNRVALLNWAMDNGKICRDGFNCCVLPENDPPSP; via the coding sequence ATGTCCTCCCATGACGGTACGGATCCTCTGGAGATCTCCCTCTCGGCCAGGGAGGTAGAGATCATCGAGCTCGTGGCAGAAGGACTGACCAATCAGGAAATCGCTGACCGTCTCACCATCAGCAAACGAACAGTGGACAACCATGTGAGCAACGTGTTCACCAAGACCGGTTCTAAAAACCGGGTGGCACTGCTCAACTGGGCTATGGACAACGGCAAGATCTGCCGGGACGGCTTCAACTGCTGCGTCCTTCCAGAAAACGATCCCCCTTCACCCTGA
- a CDS encoding methylenetetrahydrofolate reductase, giving the protein MEQDLKTALQRAIEAGDQVLTAEVMPPRGADPTHMLAMAASLQGRVHAVNVTDGSRAVMRMSSLASCKLLLEAGLEPVLQMACRDRNRIALQSDLLGAHALGIRNLLCLTGDPVRAGDQAHARPVNEFESVKLLQQVEALNRGVDPVQGTLPDGATTLFAGCAADPQSRSWSGLQRRLQRKQAAGARFVQTQMVMDPDALERFQRELAGPMGVPVLAGVFLLKSAKNARFINRVVPGACIPDALIHRLECAANPAMEGVAIAAEQVKRYLGIVRGVHLMAIKAEERIPMILERAGLSSLPG; this is encoded by the coding sequence ATGGAACAGGACTTGAAGACGGCGCTGCAGCGCGCGATTGAGGCCGGGGATCAGGTGCTCACGGCTGAGGTGATGCCTCCGCGCGGAGCCGATCCGACGCACATGTTGGCTATGGCCGCATCGCTGCAAGGCCGTGTCCATGCGGTGAATGTGACCGATGGCAGTCGGGCCGTGATGCGGATGAGCAGCTTGGCCTCCTGCAAGTTGTTGCTTGAGGCGGGTCTGGAGCCGGTTTTGCAGATGGCCTGCCGGGATCGCAATCGCATCGCCCTTCAATCCGACCTGCTTGGGGCTCATGCGCTGGGGATCCGCAACCTGTTGTGTCTCACCGGAGATCCGGTGCGGGCGGGCGATCAGGCGCATGCACGGCCGGTCAATGAGTTCGAGTCGGTGAAGCTGTTGCAGCAGGTGGAAGCCCTCAATCGGGGCGTGGATCCCGTGCAGGGCACCCTGCCGGATGGGGCGACCACCCTGTTTGCAGGGTGTGCCGCTGACCCACAATCCAGGAGCTGGAGCGGTCTCCAGCGTCGGTTGCAGCGCAAGCAGGCGGCGGGAGCCCGCTTCGTTCAAACCCAGATGGTGATGGACCCTGACGCGCTCGAGCGTTTCCAGCGCGAGCTGGCCGGCCCTATGGGGGTGCCCGTGCTTGCTGGCGTGTTCCTGTTGAAGTCAGCCAAGAATGCCCGGTTCATCAACCGCGTTGTGCCAGGAGCCTGCATCCCCGATGCGTTGATCCATCGGCTTGAGTGCGCCGCGAATCCCGCCATGGAGGGCGTGGCCATCGCCGCTGAACAGGTGAAGCGCTACCTCGGCATCGTGCGTGGTGTGCACCTGATGGCGATCAAGGCTGAGGAGCGCATCCCGATGATTCTGGAGCGTGCCGGACTCAGCTCGCTGCCTGGGTGA